The DNA sequence AGAATTTATTTTTATTTAAAGAATTTGCACATTCTTGTCTGGGTGAAAAAGCTTTTATGGCGAGTTGTTATAAGATCATTGATCAAAAACAAGCTAATGATTCTAATTTGGTTAAAGTGGTTTGCGATAAAGACGATTTTGCTCTATATTTTTCAAGATCAAAAATTCCTTATGAAAGAGAGGATTATCAAGGCAATTTTAAAGGACATTTGGGAATTTATGCTTACAGTGTAAAAGCTTTAAAAGAGTTTTGTGCTTTAGAAAATTCAATGCTTGAAAAAGCCGAAAAATTAGAGCAATTAAGAGCAATTGAGAATGGAAAGAAAATCAAAATGCTTGAAATAAGTACTCAAAGCATAGGTATTGATACCCAAGAAGATTATGAAAAGGCTTTGAAATTTTATAAAAATTTGCAAAATTTTACTTAAATAAATAAGTAAAATTTTATGTATTTTGATACATATTTT is a window from the Campylobacter sp. RM10537 genome containing:
- the kdsB gene encoding 3-deoxy-manno-octulosonate cytidylyltransferase, with product MIIIPTRLNSTRFPKKILCDIGGVPMFIATAKQVQDIDEVCIAVDDEEILELVKKYHFKAVLTRKDHESGTDRINEACQKLALKEDEIVINVQADEPFIESKNLFLFKEFAHSCLGEKAFMASCYKIIDQKQANDSNLVKVVCDKDDFALYFSRSKIPYEREDYQGNFKGHLGIYAYSVKALKEFCALENSMLEKAEKLEQLRAIENGKKIKMLEISTQSIGIDTQEDYEKALKFYKNLQNFT